In one window of Arctopsyche grandis isolate Sample6627 chromosome 6, ASM5162203v2, whole genome shotgun sequence DNA:
- the LOC143912978 gene encoding uncharacterized protein LOC143912978 — MSAKIEIEVPALEESGEDIQKFFKNYGQDLNVNEHESNQKEASDAEANVDQDGTYFIDEDGQLYFQPSTKEVEEKPKEIPEVVPEATKDTAVIENGEEEISYVYIVEEGEEENKEKEENDITVYDFEDEAEESRDGNDSDYLVEKKTAKAVLHHCPHCDYTNAKRTALIKHMKCHSDNKPYKCSVCSRGFRSQAALVNHENIHTGTKPYHCKLCDCRFTTAGEIVRHIRYRHSKIRPHKCNECDYAAVELSKLRRHQRSHTGERPYQCPHCTYASPDTFKLKRHIRIHTGERPYKCDICDAAFSQSNSLKAHRLTHFPESRPSYQCAICPVVCSRKADLRSHIKKLHTTNKPYECKRCGKILSDRYSYKQHSRSHNGEKAFKCKICPYASVYKVHLESHMFIHTNEKPYECDMCDYRSRQKQLLKRHKNFYHTPGYVRPEANTATHECEECHKKFIHVGNLIKHLALHDPESNVHEERHALKVGRKRRVRNQVGAGDEDMTIVKKVEDFDDDEAHIVVFEMVDDDEDEPLINVKTNTTQSQPKQQVDPKEDMENCFGFIGDDDEEDEDDI, encoded by the exons atgtCTGCAAAAATAGAAATCGAAGTTCCCGCCCTCGAGGAGAGTGGCGAAGATATTCAAAAGTTTTTCAAGAATTATGGTCAAGATTTGAACGTGAATGAGCACGAATCAAATCAGAAAGAAGCGAGTGACGCCGAAGCAAATGTAGATCAAGATGGTACTTATTTCATTGACGAAGATGGACAGCTCTACTTCCAGCCATCGACTAAGGAAGTCGAAGAAAAACCGAAAGAAATTCCCGAAGTAGTTCCAGAAGCAACGAAAGATACAGCCGTTATAGAAAACGGTGAGGAAGAAATCAGCTATGTCTATATCGTTGAGGAAGGCGAAGAGGAAAACAAAGAGAAGGAAGAGAACGATATCACCGTTTACGACTTTGAAGACGAGGCCGAAGAGTCGAGGGATGGCAACGACTCGGACTATCTCGTGGAGAAGAAAACCGCCAAAGCGGTGCTCCACCACTGTCCCCACTGCGACTACACCAACGCCAAACGGACTGCCCTCATCAAACACATGAAGTGTCACTCGGACAATAAACCGTACAAGTGCTCAGTGTGCAGTCGGGGCTTCCGCTCTCAAGCCGCGCTCGTCAACCACGAGAACATTCACACGGGCACCAAACCATACCATTGCAAGTTGTGCGACTGCCGGTTCACGACCGCTGGTGAAATCGTCCGACACATTCGGTACCGCCACTCCAAGATACGTCCACACAAATGCAACGAGTGCGACTATGCGGCCGTCGAGCTCTCCAAACTGAGACGGCATCAACGATCTCACACCGGGGAGCGACCTTATCAATGTCCTCATTGCACCTATGCATCACCTGACACTTTCAAATTGAAAAGACACATTCGG ATACACACTGGCGAGAGACCGTATAAATGTGATATATGTGACGCTGCCTTCAGTCAATCAAACTCCTTGAAAGCTCACCGATTGACGCACTTTCCTGAATCGAGGCCGAGCTACCAGTGTGCTATTTGTCCTGTTGTTTGTAGCCGTAAGGCTGATCTCCGCAGTCACATTAAAAAACTACACACAACCAACAAACCGTATGAGTGCAAACGCTGCGGCAAGATCCTCTCCGACAGATACTCGTACAAGCAGCACTCGAGATCGCACAACGGTGAAAAGGCATTCAAATGTAAAATCTGCCCGTACGCTTCTGTATACAAAGTGCATTTAGAATCGCACATGTTCATCCATACCAACGAGAAACCTTACGAGTGCGATATGTGCGACTATCGCTCACGGCAGAAGCAACTGTTGAAACGTCATAAAAACTTCTATCACACGCCGGGGTACGTCCGTCCGGAGGCCAACACGGCTACACACGAGTGCGAAGAATGTCACAAGAAGTTCATACACGTTGGGAATCTGATCAAGCACTTGGCGCTGCACGATCCCGAGTCCAACGTGCACGAGGAGAGACACGCCCTGAAGGTCGGCAGGAAGCGCAGGGTGAGAAATCAAGTCGGTGCAGGCGATGAAGATATGACTATCGTGAAGAAGGTCGAGGACTTTGACGACGACGAAGCTCACATAGTGGTGTTTGAAATGgtcgacgacgacgaagacgaacCGTTGATCAACGTTAAGACCAATACGACGCAGAGCCAACCCAAGCAGCAGGTGGATCCCAAGGAAGACATGGAGAATTGTTTCGGGTTTATAGGGGACGACGATGAAGAAGACGAGGACGATATTTGA